One Chloroflexota bacterium DNA segment encodes these proteins:
- a CDS encoding class I SAM-dependent methyltransferase, which translates to MTVFNSFAAQYDAWYDNEGKLTFEIEVKAFHNVIPLLPKPWLEIGVGSGRFAQALGIETGIDPSAGLLEMAVGRGIKGYLGIGEDMPFAVGSFGTAFLIVTLCFVDRPAEVLREVHRILEAKGRLVLGTVLRESPWGRYYLKKKAEGHRFYKNAHFLSYEELVEMLQQSNFTIDKTISTLFQEPGEVNEMESPREHYLPDAGFTIVVAKKSPRWGQGGAVTLTVIERET; encoded by the coding sequence GTGACTGTTTTTAACTCGTTCGCTGCCCAGTACGATGCGTGGTACGATAACGAAGGAAAGCTCACTTTTGAGATAGAAGTCAAAGCTTTTCACAATGTGATACCACTTCTGCCTAAGCCATGGCTTGAAATAGGGGTGGGGAGCGGTCGCTTCGCTCAAGCCCTGGGCATAGAAACCGGGATTGACCCATCAGCCGGGCTGCTGGAAATGGCGGTGGGCAGAGGTATAAAGGGTTACCTGGGAATAGGGGAGGATATGCCCTTTGCCGTGGGGAGCTTTGGCACAGCATTTCTCATTGTCACACTCTGTTTTGTGGACAGGCCGGCGGAGGTGTTAAGAGAAGTGCATCGCATACTTGAAGCCAAGGGCAGGCTGGTTCTCGGTACGGTGCTGCGGGAGAGCCCGTGGGGTCGGTACTATTTGAAAAAGAAAGCAGAAGGACATCGCTTCTATAAAAACGCACATTTTTTGAGTTATGAGGAACTGGTTGAAATGCTGCAGCAGTCCAATTTCACCATCGATAAGACCATTTCAACGCTGTTTCAGGAACCTGGAGAAGTCAATGAAATGGAGTCCCCACGAGAACATTACCTTCCCGACGCCGGCTTCACCATAGTGGTGGCGAAAAAGTCTCCGAGATGGGGGCAGGGTGGCGCAGTTACCTTGACAGTTATCGAGCGGGAGACTTAA
- a CDS encoding NDP-sugar synthase — MQKSLRKAVILVGGEGTRLQPLTNGVPKPMLPVLNHPFLEHTIRYLKKYGITEIILAMSYLPDIIKDYFGDGQRLGVRIHYTLEDSPLGTAGAVKNAEEYLDGTFAVLNGDIFTNLDIAAMLAFHRKRKAKATIALTWVDNPCAFGVVETDNNGRILQFIEKPAPDEVTTNWINAGVYILEPDVLRQVPDNVHYMFERGLFPRLLELGETMCGYQFHGQWLDMGTPEKYRCLNCDLLLSDDKPAIIGSPQENGLYCAEDAVIDSSAQVAGPVVIASRSRIGRRVSIRGPVVIGPDCTIGDGAVLEEAVLWQGVAVGEGAVLRRCVVGSDTKIQPQEQVIDCVVPSCRAESTEQ, encoded by the coding sequence TTGCAAAAATCACTGCGTAAAGCGGTTATCCTTGTTGGTGGTGAGGGCACGAGGCTGCAGCCACTCACCAATGGTGTACCCAAACCCATGCTGCCGGTACTGAATCATCCATTCCTGGAGCACACCATACGCTACCTGAAAAAGTACGGGATTACAGAGATAATCCTGGCTATGAGTTACCTGCCCGACATTATCAAAGACTATTTCGGTGACGGCCAGCGTCTTGGGGTACGGATACACTACACTCTGGAAGATAGCCCGCTTGGCACCGCCGGAGCGGTAAAAAACGCTGAGGAATATCTGGACGGCACGTTTGCCGTTCTCAACGGTGACATATTTACTAATCTTGACATTGCGGCAATGCTTGCCTTCCATCGTAAAAGAAAGGCCAAGGCAACGATTGCGCTTACCTGGGTGGACAATCCGTGTGCTTTCGGGGTCGTGGAGACGGATAATAATGGCAGAATACTGCAGTTTATTGAAAAACCTGCCCCAGATGAGGTGACCACCAACTGGATAAACGCCGGCGTTTATATCCTCGAACCGGATGTCCTCCGGCAGGTACCGGATAATGTCCATTATATGTTTGAACGAGGACTTTTCCCGCGCCTTCTCGAGCTCGGTGAAACTATGTGTGGATATCAGTTCCACGGACAATGGCTTGATATGGGAACACCGGAGAAGTACCGGTGCCTGAACTGCGACCTTTTGCTATCCGACGATAAACCGGCTATCATTGGAAGCCCACAGGAAAATGGGCTTTATTGTGCGGAAGATGCTGTTATCGACTCCTCGGCACAGGTTGCCGGGCCTGTGGTCATTGCCAGCCGGAGTCGCATTGGAAGGCGGGTGAGCATAAGGGGTCCGGTGGTTATTGGTCCGGATTGTACTATCGGTGATGGCGCCGTCCTTGAGGAAGCGGTGCTATGGCAGGGTGTTGCCGTTGGAGAAGGTGCAGTGCTCAGGAGATGCGTTGTTGGCAGCGACACCAAAATTCAGCCTCAGGAGCAGGTTATCGACTGTGTTGTCCCTTCCTGTCGCGCAGAGTCAACCGAGCAATAA
- a CDS encoding DUF3795 domain-containing protein has protein sequence MQPIDAHLIAPCGMNCAICSGYLAHKNQPRFKGMMAHCRGCRPRNKQCAFIKKRCADNLKLLRGEVDFCFECHCFPCEGLRRLDARYRREFNMSMIENLIEIRDNGLDNFREKQYQKYACRRCGDLISVHNGKCFNCDDVKGFKG, from the coding sequence ATGCAGCCTATTGACGCTCATCTTATCGCTCCCTGCGGCATGAACTGTGCTATCTGCAGCGGCTACCTGGCGCATAAAAACCAGCCCAGATTTAAAGGGATGATGGCGCATTGTCGTGGCTGCCGACCCAGAAACAAGCAGTGCGCATTTATAAAAAAGCGCTGCGCTGATAATCTGAAGCTACTGCGTGGCGAGGTGGATTTCTGCTTCGAATGCCATTGCTTTCCCTGTGAAGGCCTGAGGCGTCTCGATGCCCGCTACCGGCGTGAATTCAATATGAGCATGATTGAGAACCTGATAGAAATCAGGGATAATGGCCTGGATAATTTTCGGGAGAAGCAATACCAGAAATACGCCTGTCGGCGATGCGGCGACTTGATATCCGTGCACAACGGGAAATGTTTTAACTGCGATGATGTTAAAGGTTTCAAGGGTTAA
- a CDS encoding mandelate racemase: MKITDVTLTMVAWAVPKGSYPGQAVSFGGDKELAVITVSTDEGVDGYSFLGSAMWSAADNAGPLLTYLKPVLIGQNPLDIGRLWHALWRCNRFASLAAIGALDIALWDIAGKVANMPIHRLLGTCRESAPAYASSAFMPAPQDYAKEALYYKSQGWKAYKIHPHAKPGEDIEISRAVRKAVGDDMVLMLDSCWAYGYEDAVRVGRAIEELGYYWYEDPLPEDDIYNYVKLRQKLDIPILATEYTPGGLYGLTQFILQGATDILRGDVKVKGGITALVKICHLAEAFRMKCEIHHGGNSLNNVANLHVTMAVNNCEYFEVLLPEAAQKYALVQDIEVDRQGLVHAPEKPGLGYDIDWDLVKSKTTRVLK; the protein is encoded by the coding sequence ATGAAAATTACCGATGTAACCCTGACCATGGTTGCCTGGGCGGTGCCGAAGGGCAGCTACCCCGGACAGGCGGTGAGTTTCGGCGGCGATAAGGAACTCGCCGTCATAACCGTCAGTACAGATGAGGGCGTAGATGGCTACTCTTTCTTGGGTTCAGCGATGTGGAGTGCTGCCGATAACGCCGGTCCACTGCTCACCTATCTGAAACCGGTCCTCATTGGCCAGAACCCACTGGACATTGGCCGCCTGTGGCATGCGTTATGGCGCTGCAATCGATTTGCCTCTCTTGCCGCCATCGGCGCTTTGGATATCGCCCTCTGGGATATTGCCGGTAAGGTGGCCAACATGCCGATACACCGTCTGCTTGGAACCTGCCGTGAGAGTGCACCGGCTTATGCCAGTTCCGCCTTTATGCCTGCCCCTCAGGATTATGCTAAAGAGGCCCTGTATTATAAATCCCAGGGGTGGAAGGCCTATAAAATCCATCCACATGCCAAGCCTGGTGAAGATATTGAGATAAGCCGGGCGGTCCGCAAAGCTGTCGGTGACGATATGGTGCTCATGCTCGACTCGTGCTGGGCTTATGGATATGAAGACGCCGTGCGCGTGGGGCGCGCCATCGAAGAACTGGGTTACTACTGGTATGAAGACCCGTTGCCCGAAGACGATATTTACAACTACGTGAAGCTAAGACAGAAACTCGATATCCCCATTCTGGCCACGGAATATACTCCGGGAGGACTCTACGGACTCACGCAGTTCATCCTTCAGGGGGCTACCGATATCCTGCGTGGCGATGTCAAGGTTAAGGGCGGTATAACGGCGCTGGTCAAGATCTGTCATCTGGCCGAGGCCTTTCGTATGAAATGCGAGATACATCATGGCGGCAATTCGCTGAACAATGTGGCCAACCTTCACGTGACCATGGCGGTTAATAATTGTGAATATTTTGAGGTTTTATTGCCGGAGGCCGCTCAAAAATACGCCCTCGTTCAGGATATCGAGGTCGACCGCCAGGGCCTGGTCCATGCCCCGGAAAAGCCCGGGCTCGGCTATGATATCGACTGGGACCTGGTGAAGAGCAAGACGACCAGGGTGCTGAAGTAA
- the gpmA gene encoding 2,3-diphosphoglycerate-dependent phosphoglycerate mutase → MINLVLLRHGESIWNKENRFTGWTDVDLSRKGIEEARKSGQVLKEKGYTFDVAFTSVLKRAIRTLWLVLDEMDLMWIPVYRSWRLNERHYGALQGLNKSETAAKYGEEQVLIWRRSYDIRPPSLEKTDERYPGNDPIYRDLDEKDIPLTECLKDTVERFLPYWHEVLAPTIKSGKRVIISAHGNSLRALVKYLDHISDGDIVRLNIPTGIPLVYELDEALKPVKSYYLGDPEEVAKAMEAVANQGKAKE, encoded by the coding sequence GTGATAAATCTCGTGCTCCTGCGACACGGTGAGAGCATCTGGAACAAGGAAAATCGGTTCACCGGCTGGACGGACGTCGACCTTTCCAGAAAGGGAATCGAAGAAGCCAGGAAGTCTGGCCAGGTCCTCAAGGAAAAAGGCTACACCTTTGACGTTGCCTTTACATCGGTGCTGAAACGGGCCATACGTACCCTGTGGCTCGTCCTGGATGAGATGGACCTGATGTGGATACCGGTATATCGTTCCTGGAGATTGAACGAAAGGCATTACGGTGCCCTGCAGGGACTGAATAAATCGGAAACGGCGGCGAAGTACGGCGAGGAGCAGGTCCTGATATGGCGGAGAAGCTATGATATCAGGCCACCGAGTCTGGAGAAAACGGACGAGCGCTACCCCGGAAATGACCCGATATATAGGGATTTGGATGAGAAAGATATTCCGCTCACGGAGTGTTTGAAAGACACGGTTGAGCGTTTCCTCCCCTACTGGCATGAGGTGCTGGCGCCGACAATTAAATCGGGGAAGCGGGTAATCATATCGGCTCATGGCAACAGCCTGCGGGCGCTGGTCAAATACCTCGACCATATCAGCGACGGCGATATTGTCAGGCTGAACATTCCCACCGGCATCCCGCTCGTCTACGAGCTGGATGAAGCGCTGAAACCTGTAAAGAGCTACTACCTCGGCGACCCTGAGGAAGTGGCGAAAGCTATGGAGGCGGTGGCCAATCAGGGAAAGGCGAAAGAGTAA
- the pyk gene encoding pyruvate kinase — protein sequence MKRSALSKRRTKIVCTIGPATGSATAIERLILAGMNIARLNLSHGTHREHGRYIQMIRRVSQRLGTDVAILMDLPGPKYRTGKLKGGQILLKNRAQVVLTTRQVVGDTGLVPVTLPRLSRDVNAGDLVLLDDGAMQLRVLGIDGTEVRCRVIAGGVLRERRGVVVPGMHISGPFITDSLKEHLLFAISKGPEYIALSFVSSVDDVKAAKDILRKNNADIPIISKIERGDAVSKFDSILAASDAVMVARGDLGVDIPLERVPMVQKDIIQKCNLAGKPVIIATQMLESMINAARPTRAEVTDVANAIFDGADATMLSAETSIGKYPVQAVTIMAKIALEAECKLPYDRILLERGRQLEHKTDELISYSACHTAYSLEAKAIVAFTQSGSTAGRVSKYRPRVPILAITPDCNVCRRLLLRWGVHPIRIPEQKSIDELFATGVRLTKEMRLAKAGDLIVITGGMPIGVAGSTNLLKVEKVT from the coding sequence ATGAAACGCTCGGCACTATCCAAACGACGTACCAAGATAGTCTGTACCATCGGGCCGGCAACAGGTTCCGCAACGGCAATCGAGCGTCTTATCCTCGCCGGAATGAACATTGCCCGTCTGAACCTGTCGCACGGCACGCACCGCGAACACGGTCGATATATCCAGATGATCAGGAGAGTTAGCCAGCGACTGGGCACAGACGTTGCCATTCTCATGGACCTGCCGGGCCCCAAATACCGGACCGGCAAGCTAAAAGGCGGTCAAATCTTACTTAAAAACAGAGCGCAGGTGGTGCTGACCACCAGACAGGTGGTAGGGGATACCGGACTGGTACCGGTCACCCTGCCCCGCCTCTCCCGGGATGTAAATGCGGGGGACCTGGTGCTCCTTGATGACGGCGCCATGCAGCTCAGAGTGCTGGGAATAGATGGCACCGAGGTCAGGTGCCGGGTCATTGCTGGCGGCGTGCTTAGGGAAAGGAGAGGGGTGGTGGTTCCAGGCATGCACATTTCAGGGCCGTTCATCACCGATTCCCTGAAAGAGCACCTCCTCTTTGCCATCAGCAAAGGGCCGGAATATATTGCCCTTTCCTTCGTCAGCAGCGTCGACGATGTGAAGGCAGCTAAAGACATACTGCGAAAAAACAATGCCGATATACCAATTATTAGCAAGATAGAACGAGGAGACGCCGTCAGCAAATTCGATAGCATACTGGCCGCCAGCGATGCCGTTATGGTGGCACGCGGCGACCTTGGCGTGGACATACCGCTGGAGCGAGTGCCAATGGTGCAGAAGGACATCATCCAGAAATGCAATCTCGCCGGCAAGCCGGTTATTATCGCCACGCAGATGCTGGAGTCGATGATAAACGCAGCGCGCCCGACGCGCGCGGAAGTGACCGATGTCGCCAACGCCATATTCGACGGCGCTGACGCTACCATGCTCTCCGCCGAGACCTCCATTGGTAAATATCCAGTTCAAGCCGTAACCATTATGGCCAAAATAGCTCTGGAGGCGGAATGTAAACTGCCTTATGACCGGATACTTCTGGAAAGAGGCCGGCAGCTGGAACACAAGACCGATGAACTGATAAGCTACAGCGCCTGCCATACCGCCTACAGCCTGGAAGCCAAGGCCATCGTGGCCTTTACCCAGTCGGGCAGCACCGCAGGAAGGGTCTCAAAGTATCGACCCCGGGTGCCCATCCTGGCAATAACACCCGACTGTAACGTATGCCGCAGGCTGCTATTGCGCTGGGGCGTTCATCCCATACGGATACCGGAGCAGAAATCCATAGACGAGCTTTTCGCCACCGGCGTACGGCTTACCAAGGAGATGAGGCTAGCTAAGGCTGGAGATTTGATTGTCATTACGGGAGGAATGCCCATTGGCGTGGCGGGCTCCACAAACCTGCTCAAGGTGGAGAAAGTAACCTGA
- a CDS encoding ROK family protein: protein MSNNPLVIGVDLGGSKILTAVVNIKGEILSSDHRTTPATEGPGAVIQAMLNSIKRTIDQAGINAAELEAICIGAPGLSNPETGVVFTSPNLPRWLDVPLKSIIENRIGVKTFLINDANAAALGEMYFGAAKGARNFIYITISTGIGGGIVIDGEIYTGSLGTAGEIGHMTIDTNGPHCNCGNTGCWETLASGTALAREAKQRITAGVKTSILKYAGDDIDKVNAEVVHKAAQQGDTLAKELIAQTSYYIGVGLTNLINIFNPELIIIGGGLSNIGDILLEPAYKVAGERAYKVAFESVRFARPELDKNSGVIGAAVHAFREIEKSKRTVK, encoded by the coding sequence ATGAGCAACAATCCACTGGTGATTGGTGTTGACCTGGGTGGGAGCAAAATACTGACTGCGGTGGTCAACATTAAAGGTGAAATACTCTCAAGTGACCACCGCACCACGCCGGCAACGGAAGGGCCAGGAGCAGTAATTCAGGCAATGCTGAACTCTATAAAGCGGACTATCGACCAGGCCGGTATAAACGCTGCTGAACTCGAAGCCATTTGCATCGGTGCCCCCGGTCTTTCCAATCCAGAAACCGGCGTTGTCTTTACCTCACCGAATCTACCAAGATGGCTAGATGTTCCACTCAAGAGCATAATCGAAAACAGGATAGGGGTGAAAACATTCTTAATCAATGACGCCAATGCGGCGGCTCTCGGTGAAATGTACTTCGGGGCGGCGAAAGGCGCCCGCAATTTCATTTACATCACCATCAGCACCGGCATCGGTGGGGGCATAGTGATTGATGGAGAGATATACACAGGCTCTCTGGGCACCGCCGGCGAAATCGGTCATATGACTATTGACACCAACGGTCCTCACTGTAACTGTGGCAACACCGGCTGCTGGGAAACCCTGGCTTCAGGCACGGCGCTGGCAAGAGAAGCAAAACAGAGAATCACTGCCGGGGTCAAGACATCAATTCTAAAGTATGCTGGCGACGACATCGATAAGGTAAATGCCGAAGTCGTGCACAAGGCAGCTCAGCAGGGAGATACTCTGGCCAAAGAACTCATCGCTCAGACCAGCTATTACATCGGCGTGGGTTTGACCAACCTCATCAATATCTTCAACCCGGAACTGATTATTATCGGTGGCGGCCTGTCCAACATCGGTGATATACTGCTGGAACCGGCCTATAAAGTGGCCGGGGAGAGAGCATACAAGGTGGCTTTTGAATCCGTACGATTTGCCAGACCCGAGCTGGATAAAAATTCCGGCGTTATCGGTGCCGCCGTCCACGCCTTTCGTGAAATAGAAAAATCCAAAAGGACTGTCAAATGA
- a CDS encoding 2-oxoacid:ferredoxin oxidoreductase subunit beta encodes MVTLKDYAEPIEIAWCPGCGNFGILQALRKALVELEIEPHRLLLVSGIGQAPKLPHYIRDNVFNGLHGRSIPAATAAKIVNHELVVIVIDGDGGAYGEGVGHWLAAMRRNVDLTYMVHNNQVYGLTKGQASPTSDPGFVTKTTPAGAGQPINPLEVALASDVSFLARGFAGDVEQLTQLVKMGIQHRGFAHIDILQPCVSFNRKNTSKWYRERVYKLEEEKGYDFSDKMVAFAKAQEWEERIPTGLIYKNVRPVYEEQLPALKKMPLVKQPIDPLQFEELLQEFVSD; translated from the coding sequence GTGGTAACACTCAAGGACTATGCCGAGCCAATCGAGATTGCCTGGTGCCCGGGCTGCGGCAACTTCGGCATTCTACAGGCGCTGCGTAAAGCGCTGGTGGAGCTTGAAATCGAGCCACACCGCTTGTTGCTCGTCTCCGGAATAGGGCAAGCGCCCAAGCTACCTCACTACATACGTGACAATGTCTTCAATGGACTTCACGGCAGGTCAATACCCGCCGCGACCGCAGCCAAAATCGTCAACCATGAACTGGTCGTCATCGTTATCGATGGCGACGGTGGCGCCTACGGCGAGGGAGTCGGTCACTGGCTGGCGGCCATGCGCCGCAACGTTGACCTGACCTACATGGTGCACAACAACCAGGTCTATGGACTGACCAAAGGACAGGCATCTCCCACCAGCGACCCCGGCTTTGTGACCAAGACCACGCCTGCGGGTGCCGGTCAGCCGATCAATCCACTGGAGGTGGCGCTCGCTTCTGACGTGAGCTTTCTGGCACGCGGCTTCGCCGGTGACGTGGAGCAGCTAACTCAACTCGTCAAGATGGGTATTCAGCACCGCGGTTTCGCTCACATCGATATCCTTCAGCCCTGTGTTTCATTCAATCGGAAAAACACCTCTAAATGGTACCGGGAACGCGTCTACAAACTGGAAGAGGAAAAAGGTTACGACTTCTCTGACAAAATGGTCGCTTTTGCCAAGGCCCAGGAATGGGAAGAGCGTATCCCCACAGGGCTGATCTATAAGAATGTAAGGCCAGTTTACGAAGAGCAGCTACCTGCTTTGAAGAAAATGCCACTGGTAAAACAGCCGATTGACCCTCTGCAGTTTGAAGAATTGCTGCAGGAATTTGTGTCTGACTGA
- a CDS encoding 2-oxoacid:acceptor oxidoreductase subunit alpha, with the protein MTVDFTVMAGGAAGQGIQFLGQILAKTMAGSGYHVFADQDYESKVRGGHNFFRVRASDGEVSALSEQLDILIALNRETIELHSKEIKDNGLILLDQEQTGVSPEGDNYFNIPLTKIAEEAADSRLMTNTVAAGAVFGLTECDPDLLVKVLEKELARAGENVVAANVAVARAGYLFAEQNRRKSASQTLKRLPKTTPRMLLNGNEALSLGAMAGGCKFMTGYPMTPASSIMEFLARKGRQYNIVTIHVEDEISAINMAVGAGFTGVRSMTATSGGGFALMVEGLALAGMTETPVVIVLGQRPGPATGLPTRTEQGELWFALHAGHGEFPRAILAPATAEGAFWTTIKAFNLAEKYQTPVIVLTDHHLATSYKTVAKFNLAEVEIDRGALLSAEESGRVAGYRRHLVTDSGISPRALPGQSKSLVVTDSDEHDEAGHMIEDAGTRNQQHNKRLRKLNDMKAEIESPLFNDHPEAELTLIGWGSTYGAISEAVQVLRESGVKANHLHFTELWPFPTEMVVPILNKSTKSIVIENNATGQLAQLIRRETGYKASGHILKYDGRPFSPQYILNVLKKEVA; encoded by the coding sequence ATGACCGTTGATTTCACGGTTATGGCCGGCGGTGCCGCGGGGCAGGGCATACAATTCCTGGGGCAGATCCTCGCCAAAACTATGGCGGGTAGCGGTTACCATGTATTTGCCGACCAGGACTACGAATCAAAGGTGAGAGGTGGCCATAACTTTTTCCGTGTAAGAGCAAGCGATGGCGAAGTCTCTGCTCTCTCCGAGCAACTCGATATCCTCATCGCGTTAAACAGAGAGACCATTGAACTCCACAGCAAGGAAATCAAAGATAATGGGCTAATTCTCCTCGACCAGGAGCAGACTGGCGTCAGCCCTGAGGGAGACAATTACTTCAATATTCCGCTGACCAAAATAGCTGAAGAAGCGGCAGACAGCCGCCTGATGACCAATACCGTGGCCGCCGGTGCTGTGTTTGGACTCACCGAGTGCGACCCTGACCTGCTGGTCAAAGTACTGGAGAAAGAACTGGCCAGGGCAGGTGAGAACGTGGTGGCAGCCAATGTCGCTGTCGCCAGAGCCGGTTATCTCTTCGCAGAGCAAAACCGTCGAAAATCAGCCAGCCAGACACTGAAACGTCTACCGAAAACAACGCCGAGAATGCTGCTTAACGGTAACGAGGCGCTATCGCTGGGAGCGATGGCAGGCGGTTGCAAGTTCATGACCGGCTATCCCATGACACCAGCCTCTTCCATTATGGAGTTTCTGGCCAGGAAAGGCAGACAGTATAATATCGTAACCATTCATGTTGAAGACGAGATATCGGCCATTAATATGGCTGTTGGCGCCGGCTTCACCGGGGTGAGGTCGATGACCGCTACCTCGGGCGGTGGTTTTGCCCTTATGGTTGAGGGGCTGGCACTGGCAGGGATGACGGAAACGCCTGTCGTTATCGTACTGGGTCAGCGCCCCGGACCAGCTACCGGTCTTCCCACCAGAACTGAGCAGGGCGAACTCTGGTTTGCTTTGCATGCCGGGCATGGAGAGTTCCCCCGCGCGATATTAGCGCCGGCCACGGCTGAAGGCGCTTTCTGGACGACAATTAAAGCGTTCAATCTGGCGGAAAAGTACCAGACGCCGGTTATCGTCCTCACCGACCATCATCTGGCCACCTCATATAAAACGGTGGCGAAGTTCAACCTTGCGGAGGTCGAAATAGACCGAGGCGCGTTGCTTTCTGCTGAAGAATCGGGCAGGGTAGCAGGCTACAGGCGACATCTGGTCACGGATTCCGGAATATCACCACGGGCGCTGCCGGGTCAGAGCAAGTCTCTGGTGGTTACCGATTCCGATGAACATGACGAAGCGGGACACATGATAGAGGATGCCGGGACCAGAAACCAGCAGCACAATAAGCGACTGCGAAAGCTCAATGATATGAAGGCGGAAATTGAATCACCCTTATTCAATGACCATCCTGAGGCGGAATTGACGCTGATCGGCTGGGGCAGCACCTACGGTGCCATAAGCGAAGCGGTTCAAGTACTGAGAGAAAGTGGGGTTAAAGCAAACCATTTGCATTTCACCGAACTGTGGCCTTTCCCCACCGAGATGGTTGTCCCCATCCTGAATAAAAGCACTAAAAGCATTGTCATTGAAAATAACGCCACCGGCCAGCTGGCACAGCTCATCCGCCGGGAAACCGGCTACAAGGCCAGCGGCCACATCCTGAAATATGACGGCCGACCGTTTTCACCGCAATACATCTTAAACGTGCTCAAGAAGGAGGTGGCCTGA
- a CDS encoding flavin reductase family protein, with product MNTKALHKLSYGIYVVTSTKDGRLNGQIANTVIQVTSEPPTIAVSINHSNLTWEFIKSSRVFSVSVLCEETPLVFIGRFGFHSGRETDKFEGIDYRLGLTGAPIVLDNAVAFMEARVTQEMDVGTHTIFIGELVDADIINDKTCLTYEHYHQIKGGKTPRAAATYIEETKGQTEKL from the coding sequence ATGAACACAAAAGCTTTACATAAATTAAGTTACGGTATATACGTGGTAACCTCAACCAAAGATGGCCGCTTGAATGGCCAGATTGCCAATACGGTTATTCAGGTAACCTCAGAACCGCCAACCATTGCGGTGAGCATCAACCACAGCAATTTGACCTGGGAGTTTATCAAATCAAGCCGGGTATTTTCCGTGTCGGTGCTTTGTGAAGAAACACCTTTGGTATTTATCGGACGTTTTGGCTTCCATTCCGGCAGGGAAACGGACAAGTTTGAAGGGATCGATTACCGGCTGGGCCTGACAGGCGCACCCATAGTCCTGGATAACGCTGTTGCTTTTATGGAGGCCAGAGTAACCCAGGAAATGGACGTGGGCACGCATACTATCTTCATTGGCGAGCTGGTTGATGCCGATATTATTAACGATAAGACCTGCCTGACATATGAACACTACCATCAGATAAAAGGTGGCAAGACACCCAGAGCGGCGGCAACATACATAGAAGAGACTAAAGGTCAGACGGAGAAATTATGA